CTGAAGTTTGGTTTTGTGGGAAGATCATTTTGGGTCTTACAGTCCTCCCCTGGAGGCATAATTTCTGCCAGATTAGAGTTTCATTAGAATTTTTTCTTTGTGAAATATCATAAACCTGTTAATAGGAATGATATTATGATATGATGCAGTATAGACatagatttaactgctgtgacacataacatgtcttttttttatcttaaaattaaataaaaccactTCTCAAAAAGAAACGAcagcattctttataacaacttgcaTTACaacattctttcaagcagacatacagtatttatttatataaattaaatttagctCCATTAAGAAGGTcctgatcttcctgatgttgaGCTGTACAAACCTGCATGATCAAGCTGCATTTGCAGTGTGGTCCTTTAAGCTCAGCTAGTCATTCAAGATGACTCCATCATTTCTGAACAAATCGTCTTGTAGAGTTGGGGTGgcagggaagaaaaaaaaagctctttcttTGCCAGGTTGAGATGCAGGTGATAGGAAACTACAACCCTCCAGGGTACAGAGCCACACGCTGGAGATCAGGCTCAGAAGTTCATTTTCAAGCCTTTTCTGGTTTAGTCAGGTCTTGTCCAACATTGAAGATCAAAATGAGAACTATGTTGTGTTTATAAGATACAGGTTCAATCTTCACCACTGTAACGGAAAGTTATTTTAACCCTTATTTTTCCGATTTAGGTAAGGGGGTCTTTAGGACTGTGCATGGTTGGCGTAGAAAACTGCTAATGGGTTAAATATTTCATTTGTGGGGTATatgatttaaaggtgccatagaatggaaaactgtatttaccttggcatagttgaataataacagttctgtacatggacatgacataccgtgagtctcaaacaccattgtttcctccttcttttataaatctggtgtttgcaaaagaccactgaaaaatcctaggctaatcctaacataacagtgactattacgtaagagtcgcgatcattaatagttacgcccccaacatttgcatagcccaatcatcagaagttctgcagctaggctattgtgaaaaaaacaaaaacaaagccagcaatagcaaaaatggcagatcacgggaataaatgttatgttccaggttgtgcaggagatgttaagtgcacgAATAGAATACGAATAGCGAACAGCTCGTgagcgtgatctaattaaaaaataatgaagcagacaggagagactggacatcgtgttggtttcatattgattactttatcacagaatatttgttttcggtaaaacttactttgtttaaaagtatacatatcaaaCTTTGtctagatatattgctcatgtctctgtgttgtgtattggctgagttatagtctattttaatgacgcgtttgtGAATGAAGATCAcagagatcaacgcggcagacagcacaccctttttgttttctttattttgcaaaatcacaatgtttttttgtttttgtgagtatatacaaataaaagtagaccctttacagattcgattgatgtactgcttttatctgtacaatcagaaatgacagagtaattaaagttccttttggAAAACTGCCTCAAAACGCAGGGATGGTcggtgtctgtaacttactcagaaaggcaaagaaaacaaataaggcgatctaataaaataaggcgagccactgaagggacatggttaacttactgctagcggtagcctgttatattgcagtacataagatttcacttaccacattgtagtgcctggagggcaatcagacatgaaataactagttatattccttaaatgacttctcccccatgattaacacctatgtgctatgagccagacctttgttcactatccaactcatccccccaccatcaagataagactcttacagaaatgcagatacactttccttattcagacatacagtcccacatacagttatatagaaatgtacacatatcaatgtgttaccttttcttatatcgttgtttctgttatgtatgtcggcctcaaacattaatccgcaataggtgaatcattgtgcatgctaagactcacgtttagaatcactcagtcaaccgagaagattcatagatcatgtttggtgtctatgagcagcatttattattccctaaatgttaatgtttgtggcatcttaataactccttgctttatatgtattattgaacttttgaaagttttgtggccaaacaaccaatcagcttccacatgcgaaaccccattgtgagagacaaagactttcaatcttccctccaaaactcagatcaaccggattggacaaggtccaactgtgggcgtgaacgacctacaggtttataaacctcccctcatctctctctcgcttgctcttgccttcgggacacaaagacacgtcacccgcacctccccccagatccatgggggggggggggtctcacctagcggaggagatgatgaggcctgcaatactggaaaggactttctgaactgaacacaaacggaacaatgcacaacaacaacaagcttgcaagtatccgtcctttctacaaacgtagatagctgcgtttaaggcgttttataaaagaaacgatttcaggatgttcagaaccgtttcattcctgtccctttgcaaactcactttctctctctctctctctcttactctctctctctctctctctctctctctctctcttactctctctctctcgcgcgttctctgtctatttgtgttttatgtacgtttgtctatgtgcgatcgtttgtaagtagaatagtttaataaacaaccatatattcacatataatgattctctgtgctgaatgcttacattacaaagtcacttaaactgtttcgatctcatattgctaccttaagccctattctgttcaattgttttgactccgttctggttagtaaaatgcgttgccgtgacgacgggccaacgtcagagtaatgagtatcgctgagtaatttgctggacaaagaaacaagtcgatatcatcattactgttactgatcagaaattggaaattgcgtatatttaatgacgattattatacacgatttccggtgagttaaactactttccctgactgaaatgtatgttttaaataactcatttcatcctattcattggtcgtaagacctggtggagtttgcagtgtatatgtgatgagagaaatagtctcatgcatatacacacatatattgatcatcttaaattctttgagctaaccaaaattctctacaacaTAAACGGAGAGCTGGAAAGATGACTGCAcagacgatggcgaatgatttacagatcctgagcatcactaacaagcatctaaacttatctggtaagtactgccgctgtagtataacgttacacagagcacatgtgatcacaaaagtgaaagtaaaatgatcatgcattcaaaacggcagtttcaataaaccgcatattaatagcgtctCGAGCTCCATGATTAAATATATGTGCgaactactgaaatgagccggtctgtgaaacagccaataagagcagagctcatcattattattcatgaaccttcaaaataaggtaataacagaccatttcattctagggacaaatcctagggttgtaaatggacctgtaaaactgttctggagaatttttgccctttcctatgccatatgcCTTCTACagtatgtagatatcagagaacagagaacaatttaaaatattgtatcaatgcattctatggcacctttaatgctAAGATCAACCTTTctcttactttttaaaatgccatttgttttggacatattagacatacacttttaaaaaaactCAACAGTGTACGCTATTATTGAATACCCTTTTAATATGGAAAAACTGCATGTCCAATTTCTGAATTAGAATGGGTTAATAATAATTCAAGTTGACTTCAAATGACTTAAATTTTGATTTAACCTTGAATAACTCGTTAAATCCAGATTGTTTTTCGCAAATATGCATACAGACATTAGACAGCCTTCAATGTGAgttcatgttttaacatgtttccaGAAGCCTTTGGTTTTTTGTTAGAGTTTACCAATGAAACAACCAACATAGTTATATTTTTGTTACATAGTGTCATATTTTGTGCTTACATTCTCCATGTGTATCAAATCTCAGATAGTGTTTACCTTTGAACCCAGATTAGGCCCTTGGACTCCTAAATAATCAAAGAAAACACAAACATAACAATTATTCAGGGGTGACATTGTTAAAAGAGATTGAATTAAGCCCTTGCTAAAGTGAGTGAAGAAGGAGTTTGCGTGTGTGGTGTGCTTGTGTTTTACAGTGAATGTTAAGTACtgttgtctgtgtgtgtaatctcACCCTAAATTATGTTATGACCTATAAAACACTTTTACCGTAGTGCATGATTTACATCGGTGATAATACTTTGATTCTATAATCATTCTATTGTGAGCTCAGATGTAGCCTTTTGTATTTCTGTCATTGATGGGTCTGGCAAAACTTGGTTCCCATTAGTACACTGTGTGATAGTAGTGTCTTTGGTTTTGTCACGCACTGTCTTCAGAAAGGTCATAATCCCTGACCCTCCAGTGCCTCTTTCCTCCAGCGCTGTGGGTGCTTTTCCAATTGTATCCAGCTCCTCAGCCAAATCCTGCTTGTTGGCACGGAGCTGTTTGGCACGGGAGGCCGGGATAGTGATGTAACGGGTGACAATGGTAATGTGGTAATTCCGAAAGTCCACCAAGCGAGCCACACATTGCTCAAATGTGTGTGTAAGATGCCCATCTGCTTGCTGGAGCACAAAGCTGCGCAGAGACAGGTGACTAGAGATGTGTTCAATGAATTGCTTATGAGAGGGTGGCATGTAGTCNNNNNNNNNNNNNNNNNNNNNNNNNNNNNNNNNNNNNNNNNNNNNNNNNNNNNNNNNNNNNNNNNNNNNNNNNNNNNNNNNNNNNNNNNNNNNNNNNNNNNNNNNNNNNNNNNNNNNNNNNNNNNNNNNNNNNNNNNNNNNNNNNNNNNNNNNNNNNNNNNNNNNNNNNNNNNNNNNNNNNNNNNNNNNNNNNNNNNNNNNNNNNNNNNNNNNNNNNNNNNNNNNNNNNNNNNNNNNNNNNNNNNNNNNNNNNNNNNNNNNNNNNNNNNNNNNNNNNNNNNNNNNNNNNNNNNNNNNNNNNNNNNNNNNNNNNNNNNNNNNNNNNNNNNNNNNNNNNNNNNNNNNNNNNNNNNNNNNNNNNNNNNNNNNNNNNNNNNNNNNNNNNNNNNNNNNNNNNNNNNNNNNNNNNNNNNNNNNNNNNNNNNNNNNNNNNNNNNNNNNNNNNNNNNNNNNNNNNNNNNNNNNNNNNNNNNNNNNNNNNNNNNNNNNNNNNNNNNNNNCCTAAAtaatcaaagaaaacaaaaacataattatTCAGGGGTGACATTGCTAAAAGAGGTTGAAAGCAAACTTGCTAAAGTAAGTGAAGAAGGAGTTTGCGTGTGTGGTGTGCTTGTGTTTTGTCACGCACTGTCTTCAGAAAGGTCATAATCCCTGACCCTCCAGTACCTCTTTCCTCCAGCGCTGTGGGTGCTTTTCTGATCGTATCCAGCTCCTCAGCCAAATCCTGCTTGTTGGCACGAAGCTGTTTGGCACGGGAGGCCGGGATAGTGATGTAACGGGTGACAATGGTAATGTGGTAATTCCGAAAGTCAACCAAGCGAGCCACACACTGCTCAAATATGTGTGTTAAACgctcatccctgctgaaaaaaacagcatatgccggttaggtatgttttggtgctgggatactggttttagctggtttatgctggccctttgctggtttatgctggtcctttgctggtttatgctggtccttgaccagcaacatgaccagcataaaccagcaagggaccagcataaaccagctaaggaccagcataaaccagcaaaggaccagcattaaccagcaaaggaccagcataaaccagctaaaaccagcatcccagcaccaaaacctacctaaccagcatatgctggttttttcagcagggatcccCTTGCTGGAGCACAAACATGCGCAGAGACGAGCGACTAGAGATGTTTTCAATGAAATGCTTATGAGAGGGCAGCATGTAGTCCCTCATTCTTCTCAGGAAGGCACCTGTTTTAATGATATTTTCTATATAAAGACATGTCATGCATCTATTGCTTTGCACCTATTGATCTAATGATCTAACCATGAGAAGATGATTCTCACTGAAGATTCTCTTACCACTGCTGCCTTCATGTTGGACTCCCAGCAGCTCATCAAAGCAGTGTAAGATACTACTTTGAGCAGCACTGCTTCCTGAAAACTCCATTGGCTTCTCCTGAACTCCCTCATACATGAGACCGTCTGGCATTAATAGGTTATCTTTCCATCTAACTCCCACATGCAGAAAGAAGAGTTTTTATAGATTCAGAAGAACTCTGAAGGCAATTCAAATCAACAAAAAACTTATAGTATGGCTTACCCAGACAGATAGATCCTCATAATGCCATAGATTATGGAGGGATCTACATATTCTGAAACAGTAaactatatacatataaatatatatgtcaCATGAAGCATTTAAAccacttgaattttttttttctcctgaaaGTATTACCATGCATTAGTTTAAGGGTCTGTTTCATGCTGTCTATGGTCTGACTGACAACATCCAGAGCTTTAGTGACCATAGAAACATCATTATCATGGATGCCATTAATGACATCAAGGATAGACTGTGAAAAAAGAAACCGCTAGTATTACCACAGTAAAGTAATGTAATCAGATGGTAATGGAGTATGCTTTAAAAGGCAGTGgtgtttcagtctttctacttcaaaattagatttttaattcaatgtgttacttgccattttatTATACTATGTGTAATTTACTAGTGATTTCAGAgtaaaaattgtttcaaagtaaatcagacatttttttttcaatgcataTTCGCAAACCACGCTACATCAAAGTAATTAAAACAAATACTAGCAGAGTGAATCAATATGAATTCTTGGCTATTATGCCTTCTATAGCTTCTGTGAACTATGGCATTTGTAAAGGCGCCACACCTTAAGCTTAAGCTGCCAACTCCACCAGCAGTGACACCATAAAAAATTCTCTTACACTTTCCCCACCAGGAAATGTCAACaacaacgtctaggttacgaaggtaacccacgttccccgaaggagggaacggagacgttacattgggatctcgcctgagagactgatcatctctgagccttattaaaaaaggccaattgaaaattggcgagtggacgtgcgcgccggccactcccccgtacatacgggtatataagatggcggcgcgcatcactcaaacaggttttcgctgaagagccgatcaagccggcgtcagcgcgacgccagggacgtggcaggggaatgtaaccccttcagtcgaatcacttcgacgttacattgggaactgacccatggaacaggccacggccctggcaccgcgttacgcacaacttcacgtgctgacaaatatacgtgccggcaggcgaagtgtaaagtaaccttcccaacgccctgaggcccagtaagggggcctttccagggatgccagttgtactgaagcatgggttgggggggcggagcacatgaaatttttacatgtggaaatgaaaaTAATGCagtatatccataaaggtttttagggatacacgagggaaacagcggtcacctccgctggaataaataaaaactaagccacaacctgcggggcgaaggagacccaggcaggatcacagtgcagtgcctagccctgactgcagggcaggaggacccagggttcgccggagggaacattctgggaaatagcgcacggatccatgtgggaatggcgcagcaagccgacaccagccggtcttcccgctcacctgtgagtccttatgttaggacacgggagaacggcctctacgcaaggatgtagaaccaagcgaaggtagggtgtcgcccagcccgcagctctcggATTTTACATCTGCTAGTGAGGTGCCATGAGCCAAGGAtcatggctgtccctgagtataacagggagaaggcatctaccacccatttagccaacctcagtttggggacagcattccctttctgctgaaccccgaagcagaaagctgctaggtgcgcctgaagtgccgagtgatttcattttcacatatttatagacacaacatcgcaaggccgggtctgcctcctccaaggcagagcttgcaggttcaccactcgatcgcggaaaggcgtggtggggaaccttgggcacaatgaCCGGGCTGGGGTCTCAGgttgtaacgtgagagtcgccgggcccgatttctagacacgcttcgctgacagagaaaggttgtaggtctcctaccctcttgatggaagccaggacagtcaggagcgctgtcttaatgacaggaattctagctcgactgaggccagtggctcaaatggagcgccccgcggccctgaagggcgacagggggatcccaagagggtatgaggtgcggtctgggcacctctgagggacctcacgaccagtgg
Above is a genomic segment from Garra rufa chromosome 15, GarRuf1.0, whole genome shotgun sequence containing:
- the ido1 gene encoding indoleamine 2,3-dioxygenase 1 — protein: MGTEVKNTETPLSLGQFHISEDCGFILPEPLVDLPLDYKPWMDIARNVPELISSHSLRLRIHDMPLLETHLLQTYRELRLAHLALSIMTSGYVWQEGDKETVKVLPRSLSVPFCEVSQRLGLPPILINADTVLANWKKRDPDGPFSMENLTLLLTFPGGESVREFFMVSLLVELARFLFSQSILDVINGIHDNDVSMVTKALDVVSQTIDSMKQTLKLMHEYVDPSIIYGIMRIYLSGWKDNLLMPDGLMYEGVQEKPMEFSGSSAAQSSILHCFDELLGVQHEGSSGAFLRRMRDYMLPSHKHFIENISSRSSLRIFVLQQADGHLTHTFEQCVARLVDFRNYHITIVTRYITIPASRAKQLRANKQDLAEELDTIGKAPTALEERGTGGSGIMTFLKTVRDKTKDTTITQCTNGNQVLPDPSMTEIQKATSELTIE